A window from Vigna angularis cultivar LongXiaoDou No.4 chromosome 7, ASM1680809v1, whole genome shotgun sequence encodes these proteins:
- the LOC108322754 gene encoding serine/threonine-protein kinase BSK1 isoform X2, protein MGCCQSSILRVGERETHPEREKEKEKEKEKEKEKEQAYGTHQRTSAGDGEGDGDKEGVDFSFAEFSLPELKAATNNFSSEYIVSESGDKAPNLVYKGRLQNQSRWIAVKKFSKAAWPDPKQFVEEASGVGKLRHPRLANLIGYCCDGDERLLVAEYMPNDTLAKHLFHWETQTIEWAMRLRVALYIAQALHYCSSEGRPLYHDLNAYRVLFDQEGDPRLSCFGFMKNSRDGKSYSTNLAYTPPEYLRNGRVTPESVIYSFGTVLLDLLSGKHIPPSHGKNNMLLMDSHLEGKFSTEEATVVVNLASKCLQYEPRERPDTKDLVTTLAPLHTKPDVRSHIMLGIPKHEEAPSTPQRPLSAMGEACSRMDLTAIHQILVATHYRDDEGTNELSFQEWTQQMRDMLEARKRGDYAFRDKDFKTAIDNYSQFIDVGTMVSPTVFARRSLCYLLCDQPDPALRDAMQAQCVYPDWPTAFYMQSVALAKLDMHKDAADMLNEAAALEEKRQRGTRGS, encoded by the exons ATGGGTTGCTGCCAATCGTCGATACTGAGAGTGGGTGAGAGGGAGACTCACCCGGagagggaaaaggaaaaggaaaaggaaaaggaaaaggagaaggagaaagagcAGGCGTACGGAACACACCAGAGGACTTCTGCCGGAGATGGAGAGGGAGATGGAGACAAAGAGGGGGTTGATTTCTCCTTTGCCGAGTTCTCGCTGCCGGAGCTCAAGGCGGCCACCAACAATTTCAGCTCAGAGTATATCGTCTCGGAGAGTGGTGACAAGGCGCCTAACCTCGTCTACAAGGGTCGTCTCCAGAACCAGAGCCGTTGGATTGCAGTCAAGAAGTTCAGCAAGGCTGCCTGGCCGGATCCCAAGCAATTCGTTGAAGAGGCTTCCGGCGTTGGCAAGTTGCGCCACCCAAGGCTCGCTAATTTAATCGGTTACTGTTGCGACGGCGATGAGAGGCTCCTCGTTGCGGAGTACATGCCCAATGACACTCTCGCCAAGCATCTCTTCCACT GGGAAACTCAGACCATTGAGTGGGCCATGCGCTTGCGGGTTGCTCTGTACATCGCTCAGGCTTTGCATTATTGCAGTTCGGAGGGGCGCCCCCTGTACCATGACTTGAATGCTTACCGTGTTCTCTTCGACCAGGAAGGTGATCCTCGTCTCTCTTGTTTCGGTTTTATGAAGAACAGCAGGGATGGCAAGAGTTATAGCACCAATCTTGCTTATACACCTCCTGAATATTTAAGAAACG GAAGGGTCACCCCTGAAAGTGTAATTTACAGCTTTGGAACTGTCCTTCTAGACCTCCTCAGTGGCAAACACATTCCTCCCAGTCAT GGGAAGAACAATATGCTCTTAATGGATTCACATTTGGAGGGAAAGTTTTCAACAGAAGAAGCGACAGTGGTTGTTAATCTTGCCTCCAAATGCTTGCAATATGAACCGAGGGAGCGGCCTGATACAAAAGATTTGGTCACAACACTTGCCCCATTGCACACAAAACCCGAT GTTCGTTCTCACATAATGCTTGGAATTCCAAAGCATGAGGAAGCTCCATCAACCCCACAACGTCCTCTTTCAGCAATGGGAGAGGCTTGTTCAAGAATGGACCTTACTGCAATACATCAGATCTTGGTCGCGACACACTACAGAGATGATGAAGGAACTAATGAG CTGTCGTTCCAAGAGTGGACTCAACAGATGAGAGATATGCTGGAGGCAAGGAAGCGTGGAGACTATGCATTCCGTGACAAAGATTTCAAGACAGCCATTGATAACTATTCCCAG TTTATTGATGTGGGAACGATGGTCTCCCCAACTGTTTTTGCGAGACGCAGTCTATGCTATCTGTTATGTGATCAACCAGATCCTGCACTACGTGACGCAATGCAAGCACAGTGCGTTTATCCAGACTGGCCGACGGCTTTCTACATGCAATCAGTTGCTCTTGCGAAGCTGGACATGCACAAGGATGCGGCTGATATGTTAAATGAGGCAGCTGCATTGGAAGAGAAGAGACAAAGAGGAACAAGAGGATCGTAA
- the LOC108322754 gene encoding serine/threonine-protein kinase BSK1 isoform X1, with protein sequence MGCCQSSILRVGERETHPEREKEKEKEKEKEKEKEQAYGTHQRTSAGDGEGDGDKEGVDFSFAEFSLPELKAATNNFSSEYIVSESGDKAPNLVYKGRLQNQSRWIAVKKFSKAAWPDPKQFVEEASGVGKLRHPRLANLIGYCCDGDERLLVAEYMPNDTLAKHLFHWETQTIEWAMRLRVALYIAQALHYCSSEGRPLYHDLNAYRVLFDQEGDPRLSCFGFMKNSRDGKSYSTNLAYTPPEYLRNGRVTPESVIYSFGTVLLDLLSGKHIPPSHALDMIQGKNNMLLMDSHLEGKFSTEEATVVVNLASKCLQYEPRERPDTKDLVTTLAPLHTKPDVRSHIMLGIPKHEEAPSTPQRPLSAMGEACSRMDLTAIHQILVATHYRDDEGTNELSFQEWTQQMRDMLEARKRGDYAFRDKDFKTAIDNYSQFIDVGTMVSPTVFARRSLCYLLCDQPDPALRDAMQAQCVYPDWPTAFYMQSVALAKLDMHKDAADMLNEAAALEEKRQRGTRGS encoded by the exons ATGGGTTGCTGCCAATCGTCGATACTGAGAGTGGGTGAGAGGGAGACTCACCCGGagagggaaaaggaaaaggaaaaggaaaaggaaaaggagaaggagaaagagcAGGCGTACGGAACACACCAGAGGACTTCTGCCGGAGATGGAGAGGGAGATGGAGACAAAGAGGGGGTTGATTTCTCCTTTGCCGAGTTCTCGCTGCCGGAGCTCAAGGCGGCCACCAACAATTTCAGCTCAGAGTATATCGTCTCGGAGAGTGGTGACAAGGCGCCTAACCTCGTCTACAAGGGTCGTCTCCAGAACCAGAGCCGTTGGATTGCAGTCAAGAAGTTCAGCAAGGCTGCCTGGCCGGATCCCAAGCAATTCGTTGAAGAGGCTTCCGGCGTTGGCAAGTTGCGCCACCCAAGGCTCGCTAATTTAATCGGTTACTGTTGCGACGGCGATGAGAGGCTCCTCGTTGCGGAGTACATGCCCAATGACACTCTCGCCAAGCATCTCTTCCACT GGGAAACTCAGACCATTGAGTGGGCCATGCGCTTGCGGGTTGCTCTGTACATCGCTCAGGCTTTGCATTATTGCAGTTCGGAGGGGCGCCCCCTGTACCATGACTTGAATGCTTACCGTGTTCTCTTCGACCAGGAAGGTGATCCTCGTCTCTCTTGTTTCGGTTTTATGAAGAACAGCAGGGATGGCAAGAGTTATAGCACCAATCTTGCTTATACACCTCCTGAATATTTAAGAAACG GAAGGGTCACCCCTGAAAGTGTAATTTACAGCTTTGGAACTGTCCTTCTAGACCTCCTCAGTGGCAAACACATTCCTCCCAGTCAT GCACTTGATATGATACAGGGGAAGAACAATATGCTCTTAATGGATTCACATTTGGAGGGAAAGTTTTCAACAGAAGAAGCGACAGTGGTTGTTAATCTTGCCTCCAAATGCTTGCAATATGAACCGAGGGAGCGGCCTGATACAAAAGATTTGGTCACAACACTTGCCCCATTGCACACAAAACCCGAT GTTCGTTCTCACATAATGCTTGGAATTCCAAAGCATGAGGAAGCTCCATCAACCCCACAACGTCCTCTTTCAGCAATGGGAGAGGCTTGTTCAAGAATGGACCTTACTGCAATACATCAGATCTTGGTCGCGACACACTACAGAGATGATGAAGGAACTAATGAG CTGTCGTTCCAAGAGTGGACTCAACAGATGAGAGATATGCTGGAGGCAAGGAAGCGTGGAGACTATGCATTCCGTGACAAAGATTTCAAGACAGCCATTGATAACTATTCCCAG TTTATTGATGTGGGAACGATGGTCTCCCCAACTGTTTTTGCGAGACGCAGTCTATGCTATCTGTTATGTGATCAACCAGATCCTGCACTACGTGACGCAATGCAAGCACAGTGCGTTTATCCAGACTGGCCGACGGCTTTCTACATGCAATCAGTTGCTCTTGCGAAGCTGGACATGCACAAGGATGCGGCTGATATGTTAAATGAGGCAGCTGCATTGGAAGAGAAGAGACAAAGAGGAACAAGAGGATCGTAA
- the LOC108322748 gene encoding protein ROOT HAIR SPECIFIC 17: MENGRNGVVPANALLLPPPANKYQQRVELVNLGVMERKKHLTTRTGKSRIVGLLIASVLRRRILHRTLISAISASLLLIFALFSLFIPSPTPPHTHNNARVRSLLETHQDSVFGVPTSGGSCKNDLWSSRRSRLFSGCSIAGDNFAKANVKTHPDRYLLIATSGGLNQQRTGIIDAVVAAYLLNATLVVPELDHASFWKDTSNFSELFDTDWFITFLLNDVSVVKHLPSSKGKFVAPYTMRVPRKCSPKCYEDRVLPMLVKKRAVRLTKFDYRLANRLDEDLQKLRCRVNYHALKFTDSIQGMGHLLVERMKMKSKHFIALHLRFEPDMLAFSGCYYGGGEKEKKELGEIRKRWKNLHANNPDKVRRHGRCPLTPEEVGLMLRALGFGSDIHLYVASGEIYGGDKTLAPLKALFPNFHSKKTIATKEELAQFVSFSSRMAALDFIVCDDSDVFVSNNNGNMAKILAGRRRYFGHKPTIRPNTKKLNKLFMKKNNMTWEEFASRVRTFQIGFMGEPNELRPGSGEFHENPSSCICQNSSSESLDNYESSTRKNWAEEQFSEEELDWSGGHCLQCKKQNRVKGIKLDSIPLLVSTGQAELQEFFSD; encoded by the exons ATGGAAAACGGGAGAAACGGCGTCGTTCCAGCGAAcgctcttcttcttcctcctccggCCAACAAATACCAGCAACGCGTTGAGTTGGTGAATTTGGGTGTAATGGAAAGGAAAAAGCATCTCACCACGCGCACAGGCAAATCCAGAATAGTCGGACTCCTCATTGCGAGTGTTCTTCGACGCCGCATCCTCCACCGCACTCTCATCTCCGCCATCTCCGCTTCCCTTCTTCTCATCTTCGCCCTATTCTCTCTCTTCATTCCCTCCCCG ACTCCGCCTCACACTCACAATAATGCCCGAGTTAGATCACTCTTGGAGACACATCAGGATTCCGTGTTTGGTGTTCCG ACGAGTGGAGGAAGTTGCAAAAATGATTTATGGAGTTCGAGGCGGTCACGCCTTTTCTCTGGTTGCAGTATCGCTGGTGACAATTTCGCAA AGGCTAATGTCAAAACTCATCCAGATCGATATTTGTTAATTGCCACCAGTGGAGGTTTAAATCAACAGAGAACAGGG ATAATCGATGCTGTCGTGGCTGCATATCTTTTGAATGCTACACTTGTCGTTCCAGAGTTGGATCATGCTTCTTTCTGGAAAGACACCAG CAACTTTTCTGAACTGTTTGATACAGACTGGTTTATAACATTTCTGCTGAATGACGTGAGCGTTGTAAAACACCTTCCGAGTTCGAAAGGGAAATTCGTGGCTCCATATACGATGCGTGTTCCAAGGAAATGCAGCCCCAAGTGCTACGAGGATCGGGTTTTACCCATGCTGGTCAAGAAGCGA GCTGTTCGGCTAACTAAGTTTGACTATAGACTTGCTAATAGGTTGGATGAAGATCTACAAAAGCTTAGGTGCAGGGTTAATTATCATGCTCTCAAATTTACGGATTCCATTCAGGGGATGGGTCATTTGTTGGTTGAGCGgatgaaaatgaaaagcaaGCATTTCATTGCTCTACATTTGAg GTTTGAACCAGATATGCTTGCATTCTCTGGTTGCTATTATGGCGggggagaaaaagaaaaaaaagaacttgGTGAAATTAGGAAACGGTGGAAAAATTTACAC GCAAACAATCCTGACAAAGTTCGACGACACGGAAGATGTCCACTCACCCCAGAGGAAGTTGGTCTTATGCTAAGAGCACTTGGTTTTGGAAGTGACATTCACTTGTACGTGGCATCTGGCGAAATATATGGAGGTGATAAAACGTTAGCTCCCCTCAAGGCTCTTTTTCCGAACTTCCATTCAAAGAAGACCATAGCTACCAAAGAGGAGTTGGCACAATTTGTGTCATTTTCTTCTCGCATGGCTGCCCTAGACTTCATAGTTTGTGACGACAGTGACGTTTTTGTTTCAAACAACAACGGTAACATGGCCAAAATTTTAGCTGGAAGAAG GAGATACTTTGGTCATAAACCCACCATCCGCCCAAATACAAAGAAGTTGAACAAATTATtcatgaagaaaaataatatgacCTGGGAGGAATTTGCCTCTCGAGTTCGAACTTTCCAGATAGGCTTTATGGGAGAACCAAATGAGTTGAGACCTGGCAGTGGTGAGTTTCACGAGAATCCATCATCTTGCATATGTCAAAACTCATCATCTGAGTCACTTGATAACTACGAAAGCAGTACTAGAAAAAACTGGGCTGAAGAGCAGTTTTCAGAGGAAGAGCTGGATTGGTCCGGGGGACATTGTTTGCAGTGTAAGAAACAGAATAGGGTGAAAGGAATTAAACTTGATTCAATTCCTCTTTTAGTGAGCACGGGCCAAGCTGAATTGCAAGAATTCTTCTCTGATTAG
- the LOC108322753 gene encoding protein ALTERED PHOSPHATE STARVATION RESPONSE 1 — translation MGCASSKLDDLPAVALCRERCVFLDEAIHQRYALAAAHIAYINSLKAIGHSLHSFVHHDTQRPAPPSPSSSPSPSPSPPHKTHQLSKHASPAHSDSAGSHLHFHSDSDDLSLHHSPQASPIRLPAFYNNSQPPDHHLHINYMKNKAAPSIVYEQRPLSPETGYLGESSSSFYPYASSSYPSYPYAYDPYSAPPYPGSSQPQPQPQRHPNSKPPPPPPSPPRASTWDFLNFFDNTYDTQAHYTATPSRDSRELREEEGIPDLEDEDYHHHEVVKQVHGDQKLVEPKPQPPNPHHNHLHEEEDEEEEDEDEVEYEVHVVDKKVVDADNDGNNKPKDHAAFRSRRPGSRNPLEVAKEIQDLFQRASDSGALIAKILEVGKLPHNRKHAAYQASSKMLQVVSPSLSLISSQPSTSKDAESASNMDVDADLITGARNLSSTLHKLLLWEKKLYNEVKAEEKMRVIHDRKLRKLKRMDDRGADFHKVGATRTLIRSLSTKIRMAIQVVDKISMTINKIRDEELWPQLKELIQGLTRMWKSMLECHHNQCEAIREARILGSVGSRIKSGGDSHLQATKQLEQELINWTFQFSGWISAQKGYVRALNNWLLKCLLYEPEETPDGIVPFSPGRIGAPQIFVICNQWSQALDRISEKEVVDSMHVFTMSVLQIWEQDKLEMHRQMNQNKDLERKVRNIDRDDQKLQKQIQALERKVLLLSGEGKGLSVSENIIYQSDKSSSLQASLQRIFEAMERFTDESVRAYEELLQRSEEESAARNRE, via the exons ATGGGATGTGCCAGCTCCAAGCTGGACGATCTCCCGGCGGTGGCGCTCTGCCGGGAACGCTGTGTTTTTCTCGACGAAGCAATCCACCAGCGCTACGCACTCGCCGCGGCCCACATCGCTTACATAAACTCCCTCAAGGCAATTGGTCACTCCCTCCACTCCTTCGTCCACCACGACACCCAGAGGCCGGCGCCGCCGTCTCCTTCTTCCTccccctctccctctccctctcctcCCCACAAAACCCACCAGCTTTCCAAGCACGCCTCTCCCGCCCACTCCGATTCTGCCGGCTCCCACCTCCACTTCCACTCCGACTCCGATGATCTCTCTCTCCACCATTCCCCCCAAGCCTCCCCCATTCGTCTCCCTGCTTTCTACAACAATTCCCAACCACCGGATCACCACCTTCACATCAATTACATGAAGAACAAGGCCGCCCCTTCAATTGTCTACGAGCAGAGGCCTCTCAGTCCCGAAACCGGCTACCTCGGAGAgtcttcttcctccttttaCCCTTACGCTTCCTCCTCCTACCCCTCCTACCCGTACGCCTATGATCCATATTCTGCCCCTCCCTACCCCGGATCTTCCCAGCCCCAACCCCAACCCCAGCGCCATCCCAACTCCAAACCCCCTCCCCCTCCCCCCTCCCCTCCCCGGGCCTCCACCTGGgacttcctcaacttcttcgATAACACTTACGACACCCAAGCTCATTACACCGCCACTCCCAGCCGTGACTCCAGGGAGCTCCgggaggaggagggcatccccGATTTGGAAGACGAGGATTACCACCACCACGAAGTCGTCAAGCAAGTTCACGGGGATCAGAAGCTCGTCGAACCTAAGCCCCAACCCCCCAACCCCCACCACAACCACCTCCACGAggaggaggatgaagaagaggaagatgaagatgaggtgGAGTATGAAGTTCACGTCGTCGATAAGAAAGTGGTTGATGCCGATAATGATGGTAACAACAAACCCAAGGACCACGCCGCATTCCGGAGCCGCCGACCTGGCTCCCGGAATCCCCTCGAGGTCGCTAAAGAGATTCAGGATCTCTTTCAGAGGGCTTCTGATTCCGGTGCCCTAATCGCTAAGATCCTCGAGGTGGGCAAGCTTCCCCACAATCGAAAGCACGCCGCCTATCAAG CTTCTTCCAAGATGTTACAAGTTGTTTCTCCCTCGCTGTCTCTTATTTCCTCCCAACCATCTACTTCTAAAGATGCCGAATCCGCCTCTAACATGGATGTTGATGCTGATCTAATAACTGGAGCACGCAATCTTTCCTCGACACTGCATAAGCTCCTACTTTGGGAGAAGAAACTCTATAATGAAGTTAAG GCTGAGGAAAAGATGCGGGTAATCCATGATAGGAAGCTTCGCAAGCTGAAGCGTATGGATGATAGGGGAGCTGATTTTCATAAAGTTGGTGCGACTCGGACTTTGATTAGGAGTCTGTCCACAAAAATAAGAATGGCAATTCAGGTTGTGGATAAGATTTCTATGACAATAAATAAGATAAGAGATGAAGAACTGTGGCCACAGCTGAAGGAATTGATCCAAGG GTTGACCAGAATGTGGAAATCCATGCTTGAATGCCATCATAATCAGTGTGAAGCTATTAGAGAAGCCAGAATACTGGGTTCCGTTGGATCCAGGATAAAGAGTGGTGGTGATAGTCATCTTCAAGCGACGAAGCAACTTGAACAAGAGCTCATCAATTGGACTTTCCAATTTTCTGGCTGGATAAGTGCCCAGAAAGGTTATGTTAGAGCATTGAATAATTGGCTGCTGAAATGTCTCCTGTACGAACCAGAAGAAACACCTGATGGCATAGTCCCCTTTTCCCCTGGTAGGATTGGGGCTCCGCAAATATTTGTAATATGCAATCAGTGGTCCCAAGCTTTGGATAGAATATCTGAGAAGGAAGTTGTTGATTCCATGCATGTATTTACGATGAGTGTGCTTCAGATATGGGAACAAGATAAGCTAGAAATGCATAGGCAGATGAACCAGAACAAGGATCTTGAGAGGAAGGTTAGAAACATAGATAGAGATGACCAGAAGTTGCAGAAGCAAATTCAAGCGTTAGAGCGAAAGGTGCTTCTGCTATCTGGGGAAGGTAAAGGTCTCTCAGTTTCTGAGAACATCATTTATCAGAGTGACAAAAGCAGTAGTCTACAGGCTAGTTTGCAGCGCATTTTTGAGGCCATGGAGAGATTTACCGACGAATCTGTGAGAGCTTATGAGGAATTATTACAACGGAGTGAAGAAGAAAGTGCAGCCCGAAACCGCGAATAG